TTATCTTAAAATAGGGCAAAGGGTGTTAATTTTAATACCAgtagtacagaaaaaaaaatacctttcattAAATGGAATACTTCCCTGAGTAATCTTCATTCTCTATTCATTACTATTGTACgctacccatcaaaaatgacggctacatatttagatagatatgcacacacacgttaAACCTTTACAACCCCATCCCCTTTCCTTAACTACAGCCcttctcactaaggtatgactactcactctcccatCCTTATCTGCCCAAGTGGCGGGGAGAGACCGAGAAGTTACACGTCTCGCAATTGAAGCGAATAACctaaatattgtaaaaatattttacattgtaaaaatattttacattgtaaaaatattttacattgtaaTTCCACGtacatttttttatacatattaaacCTATCCTGatgttttatttatgaaaaaggagGTTTATGTTTGTTTTATCGGGTTAGGCTAATTACTTTCTTtaaatagtttgtttatgaaaaaaagtaTCTATAATCATTGTTTTATTTGCAAATTGGTCGAGGGAAAATAACACTACACACAAAAGTAATGCCTTATTCGAAGGACGAAAAaaaaactaatcatatatatatatatatatatatatatatatatatatatatatatatatatatatatatatatatattatatattgtatatacatgtatatatagatatatatacacatatacaaataaatttctacctcatattgaaaGACTAGGGTTCGATCGTATTAAAAGGTgtaaatttattccttttttaacaAGATAATgggatagataggtatatatatatatatatatatatatataatatacatataatatatatatatatatatatatatatatatatatatatatatatatatatatatatatatatattattgtaaaatactAAAAACACCCAAAATACAAAGCATGAATTCTGACCGGTTTCTACTACATTTCACACATCTTCAAGAGGAACAGTAAGAGCGAACATAAAACACTCATAGATAAAGATGACCTGATTTGAAAAAGGAGACACAGTGTCTTGGATGGTTCAAAAATGTTCAAAAGATGACTTAAACCCCTCTTACCTACTTAACACTTAGGTTGGTCGGGCGAGCTtacctgtagaaaaaaaaaaaatgaggaatgaaAGAGTGccagaaaatgtaaacaaaaagatAGTTTACATTTATGACTGATATCATCAACACATTCTTTCCTCCTCTCATAAAATGTGAAATGTccgttccaaaatctctctctctctctctctctctctctctctctctctctctctctctctctctctctctctctctctctctctctctctcacacacacacatatatccatacacacacatacacagtatatatatatatatatatatatatatatatatatatatatctatatatatatatatatatatatatatatatatatatatgtatatatatatatacatatatatatataatatatatataatatatgtatatatatatatatatatatatatatatatatatatatatatatatatatactgtatatatatatatatatatatatatatatatatatatatatatatatatatatatacactatatagacacatatgtaaaTAACATTCATATTAACAAATTATAcactaaaagaaatatttaatgcgtaactaaatatcttttattaattaCCTCTCTTTCTCtgattcatttatatacatatatatatatatatatatatatatatatatatatatatatatatatatatatatatatacatcgatatatatgtgcgtgtatacatagagaatacacacatataaagtatatatattgcattaaaattaaaaaattatacatcaaaccaaatatttctttaataattaaatGTCTTTCATTAATTACCCCCAAGCTATTAACTTGCGCAATCAATTGATATGAgtattaatttttaataattgttttgttcattccCTCTACgaatcagtaaaataataataataataataataataataataataataataataataacaacaataataatattaataataatgataataataataaggataataaaatggatagaataagaaaggatcattctctctggttacggttcattttccctttgcctatacacactgAATAgggtggcctattctttaaatattcacctctgccctcatacacctgagagcactgagattaccaaaccattcttcttcactcaaggggtttactactgcactgtcattgttcagtggctactttcctcttggtaagggtagaagagactcattagctatggcaagcagctcttctaggaggtcactcaaaaatcaaaccattgttctctagtcttgggaagtgccatagtctctgtaccatggtcttccagtgtattATGTTAGAGTTaccttgcttcagggtacactcgaacaactattctatcttatttgtttttcttgttttaaagtttatacaggagatatttatttcaatgttgttacacttcttgaaatattttcttttccttttttcctttcctcactgggctattttcattgttgcagcccctgggcttaagcatccttcttttccaactagggtagtagcttagcaagtaataacaccaccccctacaataataataataataataataataataataataataataataataataatattaataataataataataataatgattataactagATAAGCACTCCGAGAGTGCAGTCCTCTCAAACACAGCTTGattttctcagaatcaatttaggaCGTAGACGTAATTGAAGTCCGGGTGACGACCATGTTCGAAtagggttagggttaattcggttgatctTTTGCTCAGCCTTAACCTTTGACCtcggcctttcaaaattgaatgccttccatgtctgaacataacaattaatccctgaaagtttcactactctaggaccttgacctttgacctcgggctttctaaattgaatcccttccatgtctgaacataacaattaatccctgaaagtttcactaccttatgaataaaattgtgcccaggaagttgttcacaaacgaacaaacaggggcgtaaacataacctcctcccaactccgttggcagaggtgaaaatttattcctacatctcaaaactcaaagatggaAAACAAAGAGTTGTTTCCTACTGATATGAcacattgtttctctctctctctctctctctctctctctctctctctctctctctctctctctctctctcattaacccaaTTTCCGTGATGGGACGTTCAGTCCAGAATAAGAagacacacaagatatatatatatatatatatatatatatatatatatatataatatatatatatatatatatatatatatatatatataatatatgtatatatatatatatatatatatatatatatatatatgtatatatatatatatatatatatatatatatatatatatatatatatatattcctatcccaGTGGGGATGGCTTGACCCGGACATCgcccttactaagttggtttgtaaTAAGCAATCAGCGTAAAGTATCCCATCaccaccaatctgcagtagccacCGTGgggatgaataaggacatgtctgaggcttttgtcatgcagttGACTATAAATGGATGTATttgttgtggttggtaatataatatatccagtatatatatatatatatatatatatatatatatatatatatatatatatatatatatatatatatatatatatatatatatatatacacacacacacgagagtaaactaaagtagagggtaatctaacgcaagaaaaagaaatggatatgggtagaACATATGAtgagaaggacaaataacagatggacattaggaatataaGAATGGGTTCCTAGTAATTGCTAAAGAATCACtgaaaggaatagaagacgaaggattgacgaaataTGAAAACATGCAGGTATAGATTGACATAAAATGAACATAAACAGACGAGAATGGAGACGTCTGAAGCCTTTATCATGAAATGAACTAGtaactactgatgatgatgatgataaaatatatataagtatatatatatatatatatatatatatatatatatatatatatatatatatatatatatataagcttgataaacgtcaaaataattgaaaataataataataataataataataataataataataataataataataataattatggaaagacttttaattttcatatgaaataacaaaaaaaaatctttcgatagagaaaaagtaaaaatataaattagtaatttttttttcagttcttaaatctttaaaatttttcAGACTAAAACAAAATGGCGGAACTCGATACGAGATTAATTGTTCAAGTTTTCTACTGAAGCAGAcagaaatcttcggtgaagacttGCAGAAGAATCTTctccgacccaacgatgtcttcagagggcttcacaccatcctgttttcatccgagtcttcattcacatcTCATAAGAATttcaactttttcttataaatacaattctatctatctatctatttatctatctatctatatattctatctatctatctatctatctatctatctatctttctatatatttccttcggggaaaagaaattactaaaagaatattcaatggcggaataagattcgtgttttggaaaaaaaatgagaatatagaCAAACTTATGTCTTCAAGAGCAGAAAGgtagtttcggtgaagaccgagtgaagatttttcccaaagcgaacgaAGACATCTTCAAAGTCTggctctcattcgaattataatcggaatcagtttcaggagacgatctcgaagccaacgaagactTCTCCAGTCTTCAAAACTTCTTCAATCTCCGAGTCGATATTTCTGCGAGGACCTACTTagatttcttcaaattatacctgatcaaagtcaagtgatctgcattctgagttttacaaCAAAGATGTTTACAAACAACGCATTGAAAGCGATCagcgagtacgggaagaaatatcttcTTGGAGGTGCCTCTTCCGAAGAcgggtttcaggaccagcaaccccggttgatggaactggaaggcctacgcctcattttgggaggtggtcttctgatgaggaaattctgggccgaggaggataagagtgaggcactcgagcctgtcttggaccaggaggaactcgacgcagtttctgaggagacggaagctgtaatcagtgggaaggatcctttgctttccgacaaggaggaacagctgctgctgtcAGGAGGCACAGGGAGTGCTGtctctaatagagatgtacaagttcaagtagacactgaacatcttatctctaacagagatgtacaAGTTCCAGTAGAAACTGAAAatcttatctctaacagagatgtacaAGTTCAAGTAGAAACTGGACCAGTCTCTAACACAGATGTAACTGTTCAGACGGACGGACACACCGAGATTGAAGATTTCAGGCGAAAGAATGAAAACTTGGCTGAGGAACTTGCCATTAAACAGGCTATGATTGAAGACCATGAAAATCAAATTAATGATTACTATCAATCTATTTTAGAGTTGAAAGCCGAGCTGAAAATGGCACAGGAGAAAAATTATGTCCAAAATCAGAAGGAATCAGCACTTGTGAAAGAGAAAGAAGCTCTGAAACAAAAGCTTGAAGATAAAGTGACTTTggatgaagaaaacacaatgaaaatagttcagttgactgaggaactggaaaaggccaagaaggaaatcgaggctcatgacgagcTGAAATCGATCCTTTTGGCAGAAAATGAAGATTTCAAAAcatccaatgaggaacgaagcttcctttatgaagaattggctctagagaaaatcaaactagaaaaagagctgatgcaggctcgtgctaatgatcacaaaaaaagccaaggacaccaaagtctaatagaagagctgcagggggagatttctaaagctctactACAAAATCacgagctaaaggaggcagtgttcacaattacaaagaagaacgaaggtcttcgagaacaactggaaaacaaaaataaacgagaaaaaaatttGAACGGTAAAATCGTTCGAATGACCAACTTAGaagatcaaatgaagaaagaattgtcaGCAGCGAAGGAcgtcatctcttcactgaagaaggaacttcagaagagagaaTTGGAACACGTTAAAAAAGAAGGAATGGGTGACGTTGAAACGTGTGAAAATGCAGCAGATGATGACAATAAAgtagtcgttgtgaaggaagaaaaacaagaagaagacggACCCCCAAGAAAACTTTTGATAAAGAAactaaagaagaagaaaccaaaacgggacaaggtctcttactcttgggccccccttgCATCCATAGTCCCGGTTTTGGAAACTggcgaaaataaggttcataacgaacaaACTCAGGAggaaaatatccaaaataattaagaggtcacaaacaaaacaaataaaaaataaaaaaagcaaaaaaaaaaataaataaataaataaataaataaataaaaaaaaaaaaaaaaagattcagaaattaaaaacaaaaacaaaatttgagataagaatattttttatttttttaagggaatattttatttttattttgtgaaaggaatatatttttatgttattttgtgaaaggaaaactattttttattttatagcgacgtcgcttattttataaaaagaaatatactggTATTATTATTTTGGTGAAAGGAAtatgatcttttttttctttcttttttaggtttaaggatgccaggcttaactgccaagGCTAATGATGCtcgtcttaactgcctggcatattttttttttcaggtttaaggatgccaggcttaactgcctgggctaaagatgcttgtcttaactgcctggcatatttttttttaggtttaaggatgccaggcttaactgcctagcctaaagatgcttgtcttaactgcctggcatatttttttttaggtttaaggataccaggcttaactgcctaggctaaagatgcttgtcttaactgtctggcatatttttttttttttttttaggtttaaaaataccaggcttaactgcctaggctaatgatgcttgtcttagcTGCctggtatattttatttatttattttttttttttttttaggtttaaggatagTAGGCTTAACAGgctagcctgatgatgcttggcttacctaccttgcataatgatgcttggcttaactgcctggcctagtgatttttggcttaactgaccggtctaatgatgcttggcttaactgcctggcctaataatgcttggctttaatgcctgtcctaatgatgcttggcttacctgcctggcctaataatgcttggcataactgctTATCTTAATGTTGCTTGGCTTAAATGCAAggactaatgatgcttggcttaactgcttggcctaatgatgcttggcttaactgcctggcctaatgaggcttggcttaactgcctggcctaataatgcttggcttaactgcctggcataatgatgcttagcttaactgaaaggcctattgatgcttggcttaactgcctgataaaatgatgcttggcttaactgcctggcctaatgaggcttggcttaactgcctggcctaataatacttggcttaactgcctggcataatgatgcttagcttaactgtaaggactattgatgcttggcttaactgcctggccttataatgtttggcttaactgcctgacaaaatgatgcttggctcaactgcctggcctagtgatttttggcttaactgcctgataaaatgatgcttggcttaactgcctggcctaataatgcttggcttaactgcctggcaaaatgatgtttggcttaactgaaaggcctaatgatacttggcttatctgcctggcctgatgatgcttggcttaactgcctggcttaataatgtttggcttaactgcctgacaaaatgatgcttggcttaactgcctggcctggtgatttttggcttaactgcttggcctaaagatgcttagcttaactgcctggcctaatgatgcttggcttaactgcctagcctaatggtgcttggcttaactgccttggctaaggatgtttggctcaactgacagggctaaggatgttgagcttaactactttgtctgagggtgtatggcttaactgcctggcctagggatgtttggctgacctgccttatctaagaaggtttggcttaactacctggtctgtgtgtggctgaactatccggaaaaaaccgaaacgcttaactggctggcctaaaaagaagggcctaggtgactggactataagtttggcatgaacgcctggactagggatgtttggcttacctaatttgtataggggtgcgaggcttaactacctgggctaaggttgtatggcttaaatgccttgccttaggaactatggcttagaggccatgcctaaggaagttttgcgtaactgcctcagctaaggatgtttagcttaactgactggcctaagaatgtttggcttaactacctggcctaaggagGGACAGCTTCCCTACCTGGTAtagggatgcttgtcttaactgcctggccttataatgcttgagttaactgtattgcataaaaatacttggcttggatacctggcataaTGAAACTTGCCTTAAATGATTGGCATAAAgatgcttagcttaaatgcctggcacaattatgcttgcctttgcaGAGCCGAATGATGTTTGGCataactgcagagcctaataatgaatggcttaaatgcctagccttgtaatgaatggcttaaatgcctgcgcttaggatgaatggcttaaatgccttaaaattaatggctaaaagcctggccttgaaatgaatggcttaaatgcctcgccttataatgaatagcctaaaagcctggccttggGACTAATGgtttaaatgtctggccttataatgattggattaaatgattggccttagtataaatggcttaaatgcctagccttataatgtttggcttaaatgcctgaCCTTAGgaagaatgatttaaaagcctggccttaggatgagtggCTTAAATGTCTAGCCTTATGATGAATGGCATAAAAGCCCTGCTTTAGGATGAATGGCCTAAATggctggccttataatgaatggctgaaagcctggccttatattgagaggcttaaatgcctggctttaggaaagggtcgtgggaaccaagcctgcaaatatagaagtaggcaaaacccacctgatgagccctttggtctgggcgaaacccttaagtatgccacagttgaagtaatagtggtagtagtatgtatgaatggaatcaatatgtatgtatgtatgttcatacatacatacatacacacacacacacacacacatatatatatatatatatatatatatatatatatatatatatatatatatatatatatatatgtttatacatacacacatatatataatatatatatatatacacacacacacacacacacacacacacacatatatatatatatatatatatatatatatat
This DNA window, taken from Palaemon carinicauda isolate YSFRI2023 chromosome 10, ASM3689809v2, whole genome shotgun sequence, encodes the following:
- the LOC137648308 gene encoding uncharacterized protein PF3D7_1120000-like encodes the protein MHNSPFIYALLRQEVCRDDAVSGDDLEANEDFSSLQNFFNLRVDISARTYLDFFKLYLIKVKDVQVPVETENLISNRDVQVQVETGPVSNTDVTVQTDGHTEIEDFRRKNENLAEELAIKQAMIEDHENQINDYYQSILELKAELKMAQEKNYVQNQKESALVKEKEALKQKLEDKVTLDEENTMKIVQLTEELEKAKKEIEAHDELKSILLAENEDFKTSNEERSFLYEELALEKIKLEKELIQGHQSLIEELQGEISKALLQNHELKEAVFTITKKNEGLREQLENKNKREKNLNGKIVRMTNLEDQMKKELSAAKDVISSLKKELQKRELEHVKKEGMGDVETCENAADDDNKVVVVKEEKQEEDGPPRKLLIKKLKKKKPKRDKVSYSWAPLASIVPVLETGENKVHNEQTQEENIQNN